In a genomic window of Aeromicrobium panaciterrae:
- a CDS encoding FAD-binding oxidoreductase, with translation MRGWQAHHTAVDRLGESFGRIPAGDRVRLAKKTSNLFRPRDSSISGLDVSGLDGVIEIDINALTADVQGMCTYEHLVAETLPRGLMPYVVPQLKTITLGGAVTGLGIESTSFRSGLPHESVLEMDILTGSGEVITATPDNDHADLFDAFPNSYGSLGYTTRLKIKLEKVPARAALRHIRMADAASAVKTIEAIADSGEWEGVRVDGLDGTAFSPDEIYLTLANFTNDVQRRPSDYTGQQIYYKSIQRRETDAVTMEQYIWRWDTDWFWCSGAFGAQNRWLRRIWPRRWRRSDVYHRIVALDEKVGLSRLIDRIKKVPGRERVIQDIEVPVDRLPEFLEWFDAEVGMRPVWLCPLRTTRAWPVYPLDPGATYVNAGFWGTVEVPADAEPGSVNRRIEEAVQKLGGHKSLYSEAFYDQDTFEQMYGGETLAAARRRYDPEGRLSTLYEKAVRNS, from the coding sequence GTGAGGGGTTGGCAAGCGCATCACACCGCTGTTGACCGGCTCGGGGAATCATTCGGACGCATCCCGGCCGGCGATCGCGTACGCCTCGCCAAGAAGACCTCCAACCTGTTTCGCCCTCGCGATTCCTCGATCAGTGGGCTGGATGTCAGCGGACTCGACGGCGTGATCGAGATCGACATCAATGCGCTGACGGCTGATGTGCAGGGGATGTGCACGTACGAGCATCTGGTTGCCGAAACCCTGCCGCGAGGGCTGATGCCGTACGTCGTGCCTCAACTCAAGACGATCACCCTCGGTGGAGCGGTCACGGGCCTTGGCATCGAGTCAACGTCATTTCGCAGCGGACTGCCGCATGAGTCAGTGCTCGAGATGGACATTCTCACCGGTTCCGGCGAGGTCATCACGGCAACTCCGGACAACGATCACGCGGATCTGTTCGACGCGTTCCCCAACTCGTACGGCAGCCTCGGCTACACGACTCGGCTCAAGATCAAGCTCGAGAAGGTGCCGGCTCGTGCCGCATTGCGCCACATACGGATGGCCGACGCCGCGTCCGCGGTCAAGACGATTGAGGCGATCGCCGACTCCGGTGAGTGGGAGGGCGTGCGGGTCGACGGCCTCGACGGCACGGCGTTCAGCCCGGACGAGATCTACCTGACGCTCGCTAACTTCACGAACGATGTGCAGCGCAGGCCGAGCGACTACACAGGCCAGCAGATCTACTACAAATCGATCCAGCGGCGCGAAACCGACGCCGTGACGATGGAGCAGTACATCTGGCGCTGGGACACCGACTGGTTCTGGTGTTCGGGTGCGTTCGGTGCGCAGAACCGTTGGCTACGTCGCATCTGGCCACGACGCTGGCGACGTAGCGACGTCTATCACCGGATCGTGGCACTCGACGAGAAGGTCGGCCTCAGCCGGTTGATCGATCGCATCAAGAAGGTGCCGGGCCGCGAGCGCGTCATCCAGGACATCGAGGTGCCGGTCGACCGGCTTCCAGAGTTCCTCGAGTGGTTCGATGCCGAGGTCGGCATGCGGCCCGTGTGGCTGTGCCCGCTGCGAACAACTCGCGCCTGGCCCGTTTACCCGCTCGATCCCGGGGCAACCTATGTCAATGCTGGCTTTTGGGGCACCGTCGAGGTCCCGGCCGACGCCGAGCCCGGCTCGGTCAACCGGCGGATCGAGGAAGCCGTCCAGAAGTTGGGCGGACACAAGTCTCTGTACTCCGAGGCGTTCTATGACCAGGACACCTTCGAGCAGATGTATGGCGGCGAGACCCTCGCCGCTGCGCGTCGTCGCTACGACCCCGAGGGACGACTCAGCACTCTGTACGAGAAAGCGGTGAGGAACTCATGA
- a CDS encoding nucleotide sugar dehydrogenase, producing MAIIGLGYVGLPLAQQASRSGLRVAGFDMDKAMVDSLNSGVSHVDDLSDDDVAEMMKRGFTASADESVLAEADAIVICVPTPLSVEGEPDLAAVTAATASISRHLRSGQLVVLESTTYPGTTDEVVRPILEQGGLVAGKDFHLAFSPERVDPGNPTYGIANTPKVVGGHTPTCTEVATAFYGRFIDTVVPSKGTREAEMTKLLENTYRHINIALVNEMAQFCHDMDIDLWEVIRNAATKPFGFQAFYPGPGVGGQCIPIDPNYLSYKVHATLGRPFQLIELAQTINLQMPSYIVDRITSLLNDEGKPLRGSTILLLGVTYKPNIADKRESPAIPLAQLLLDKGANLVFHDPHVEEWAPNGTSVPRATDLDEVLATADLSVLLQNHHEYDLASIATTAKRLFDTKGAIDHPSVERL from the coding sequence ATGGCAATCATCGGCCTCGGGTACGTCGGACTTCCGCTTGCCCAACAGGCGTCCCGATCCGGACTTCGGGTCGCTGGCTTCGACATGGACAAGGCCATGGTCGACTCACTCAACAGCGGCGTGAGTCACGTCGACGACCTCTCGGATGACGACGTCGCCGAGATGATGAAACGTGGCTTCACTGCCTCTGCCGACGAGAGCGTGCTCGCCGAGGCGGATGCAATCGTCATCTGCGTCCCGACTCCGCTGTCGGTCGAAGGCGAGCCCGATCTCGCTGCCGTCACCGCGGCAACAGCCTCGATCTCCCGCCATTTGCGGTCCGGTCAGCTGGTCGTGCTGGAGTCGACGACGTATCCGGGTACGACGGACGAGGTGGTGCGCCCGATCCTGGAGCAGGGCGGTCTCGTCGCGGGCAAGGACTTCCACCTCGCCTTCAGCCCCGAGCGGGTCGACCCGGGCAACCCGACGTACGGCATCGCCAACACCCCAAAGGTCGTCGGTGGCCACACGCCCACCTGCACCGAAGTCGCGACCGCGTTCTACGGCCGCTTCATCGACACGGTTGTCCCGTCGAAGGGGACGCGTGAAGCCGAGATGACCAAGCTGCTCGAGAACACCTACCGCCACATCAACATTGCGCTGGTCAACGAGATGGCTCAGTTCTGCCACGACATGGACATCGATCTATGGGAGGTCATCCGCAATGCTGCGACCAAGCCGTTCGGGTTTCAGGCGTTCTATCCCGGGCCCGGCGTCGGTGGCCAGTGCATCCCAATCGACCCCAACTACCTGTCCTACAAGGTCCACGCGACCCTCGGTCGACCATTCCAGCTCATCGAGCTGGCGCAGACCATCAACCTGCAGATGCCGTCGTACATCGTCGATCGCATCACCAGCCTGCTCAACGACGAAGGCAAGCCTCTTCGCGGATCGACCATTCTGCTCCTGGGCGTGACGTACAAACCCAACATCGCCGACAAGCGGGAGTCGCCCGCGATCCCTCTGGCTCAGTTGCTGCTGGACAAGGGGGCGAACCTGGTCTTCCACGACCCGCACGTAGAGGAATGGGCACCCAACGGGACGAGCGTCCCGCGCGCGACCGATCTCGACGAGGTGCTGGCAACCGCGGATCTATCGGTCCTGCTGCAGAATCACCACGAGTACGACCTCGCCTCGATCGCAACAACGGCCAAACGCCTATTCGACACCAAGGGCGCCATCGACCATCCCTCGGTCGAGCGACTCTGA
- a CDS encoding HNH endonuclease, with product MSTQVALLNASYERLGSVPFKHAVRMLFREVAIVEEGRADRMIGPHPWPSVIRLVRYVAAKWLYRDAAWSRQNLLQRDRHKCAYCGGRAETVDHVLPASRGGLWEWINTVAACERCNNRKGDRTPTEAGMPLRFSPYVPTRAQLAALD from the coding sequence GTGAGTACTCAAGTAGCGCTCCTGAACGCCTCCTACGAGCGATTGGGCAGCGTGCCGTTCAAGCACGCTGTCCGGATGCTCTTCCGCGAGGTCGCAATTGTTGAGGAGGGACGGGCCGATCGCATGATCGGCCCGCATCCATGGCCGAGTGTGATTCGGCTGGTGCGGTACGTCGCTGCGAAGTGGCTCTATCGAGATGCAGCTTGGTCTCGTCAGAACCTGCTTCAACGCGACCGGCACAAATGCGCGTACTGCGGAGGTCGCGCCGAGACGGTCGATCATGTTCTGCCCGCCTCGCGCGGTGGCCTTTGGGAATGGATCAACACCGTCGCGGCATGCGAGCGGTGCAACAACCGCAAGGGTGACCGCACGCCGACCGAAGCGGGTATGCCGCTGCGGTTCAGTCCGTACGTACCGACGCGCGCCCAGTTGGCAGCACTCGACTGA
- a CDS encoding peptidoglycan-binding protein has translation MRRLLLIAFSTVLCLGMFVSAEAAGSPPVTFPTSPKGLKAPVTLPSALDATPKYVPQISCQPSTPPGIRKLRALVLETYQEGGAGNTARKCNEGTSEHADGRAWDWMVNVNDASEKKAAADFLAWLTANHGAKAKRLGIMYVIYNKKIWAVYRESDGWRESSGHTDHIHISFSWNGTRGNTSFWTGELQPTDYGPCIVFAGATAVIRSTPNTKPCPATTTPVRKHPNTLIQLGSKASTVVSAQAALKVKQTKVFDADTRVAIRAYQLAHDLPITGTLDDPTWASLFPSKATDDVTAGYTAEEAAAYGLEHYGDSTLREKSVGKATAFLQLALGLAPADRNGYFGAVTIDAVKKLQADAGLEQTGKVGKSEWQVLAGV, from the coding sequence ATGCGCCGACTGCTTCTGATCGCCTTCAGTACGGTCCTGTGCCTTGGCATGTTCGTCTCCGCTGAGGCCGCCGGAAGCCCGCCGGTCACGTTCCCAACCAGCCCCAAGGGCCTCAAGGCCCCGGTCACGCTGCCCTCGGCGCTCGACGCAACTCCCAAGTACGTACCGCAGATCTCGTGCCAGCCGAGCACCCCGCCAGGCATCAGGAAACTCCGCGCGCTCGTTCTCGAGACCTATCAGGAGGGTGGCGCTGGCAACACCGCGCGCAAGTGCAACGAAGGCACGTCCGAGCATGCGGATGGCCGCGCGTGGGACTGGATGGTCAACGTCAATGACGCCAGTGAGAAGAAGGCCGCGGCTGACTTCCTTGCGTGGCTCACGGCGAACCATGGTGCCAAGGCCAAGCGTCTCGGGATCATGTACGTGATCTACAACAAGAAGATCTGGGCCGTCTATCGCGAGTCGGACGGGTGGCGCGAGAGCTCGGGCCACACCGACCACATCCACATCTCGTTCAGCTGGAACGGCACTCGCGGCAACACCTCGTTCTGGACCGGGGAGCTGCAGCCGACGGACTACGGCCCCTGCATCGTCTTCGCGGGGGCGACCGCTGTGATCCGGTCGACCCCAAACACCAAGCCTTGCCCCGCGACCACAACTCCGGTCCGCAAGCACCCCAATACGCTCATCCAACTCGGGTCGAAGGCCTCGACCGTGGTGTCAGCCCAGGCGGCTCTCAAGGTCAAGCAGACCAAGGTTTTCGACGCGGACACGCGTGTCGCAATCCGCGCCTATCAGCTGGCGCACGACCTGCCGATCACCGGAACGTTGGACGACCCGACATGGGCATCGCTCTTCCCGTCCAAGGCGACGGATGACGTCACGGCTGGCTACACCGCGGAGGAAGCAGCTGCGTACGGGCTCGAGCACTACGGAGACTCGACGCTGCGCGAGAAGTCAGTCGGCAAGGCGACGGCGTTCTTGCAGCTCGCCCTCGGATTGGCACCCGCAGATCGCAACGGCTACTTCGGGGCGGTCACGATCGATGCGGTCAAGAAGCTTCAAGCTGATGCGGGTCTGGAGCAGACCGGCAAAGTCGGAAAGTCTGAATGGCAGGTCCTCGCCGGAGTCTGA
- a CDS encoding cyclopropane-fatty-acyl-phospholipid synthase family protein — translation MTTDVGIRLSIADALGRLMKDGLPFRFEAFDGSVGGPEDAPITIRLLNERGLAYLMTSPGDLGFARAYVSGDLELEGVHPGNPYDAMVLMMSQLRFKMPSAPEMLQIIRSLGFGNLKPPPPPEEEHLPKWRRALEGLRHNKKRDAEAIHHHYDVSNRFYELVLGPSMTYTCAVFPTLESTLEEAQYEKYDLVARKLNLQPGQRLLDIGCGWGGMVRHAAKHYGVKVLGVTLSQEQASWAQEEIKRQGLEDLAEVRFMDYRDVTETGFDAISSIGLTEHIGVKNYASYFTFMRDHVKTGGRILNHCITRPHNKTMSTGAFIDRYVFPDGELNGVGRITTAAQDVGLEVRHVENLREHYAMTLHGWCDNLVEHWDEALEEVSLGRAKVWGIYMAGSRLAFERNEIELHHVLAVKADEMGNADWPLRPDWLS, via the coding sequence ATGACAACAGATGTAGGCATACGACTCTCGATCGCCGACGCACTCGGCAGGTTGATGAAGGACGGGCTGCCGTTCCGCTTCGAGGCATTCGACGGCAGTGTCGGTGGACCGGAGGACGCCCCCATCACGATTCGTCTGTTGAACGAGAGAGGCCTGGCGTACCTGATGACGTCGCCTGGCGATCTCGGCTTCGCTCGCGCGTACGTCTCGGGTGACCTCGAGCTCGAGGGCGTGCACCCAGGCAATCCGTATGACGCGATGGTGCTGATGATGAGCCAGCTCCGCTTCAAGATGCCGTCGGCGCCCGAAATGTTGCAGATCATTCGCAGTCTCGGCTTCGGCAATCTCAAGCCGCCGCCACCGCCAGAGGAAGAGCACCTGCCCAAATGGCGGCGTGCGCTCGAGGGGCTGCGGCACAACAAGAAGCGCGATGCCGAGGCGATCCACCACCACTACGACGTGTCCAACCGCTTCTACGAGCTCGTGCTCGGCCCGTCGATGACCTACACCTGCGCGGTGTTCCCGACGCTCGAATCAACGCTCGAGGAGGCGCAGTACGAGAAGTACGACCTCGTCGCCCGCAAGCTCAACCTCCAGCCGGGGCAGCGACTGCTCGACATCGGCTGCGGCTGGGGCGGCATGGTCCGCCACGCTGCGAAGCATTACGGCGTCAAAGTGCTCGGCGTGACGCTGTCACAGGAGCAGGCGAGCTGGGCTCAGGAGGAGATCAAGCGCCAGGGGCTCGAGGACTTGGCCGAGGTGCGATTCATGGACTATCGCGACGTCACAGAGACGGGCTTCGACGCCATCAGCTCGATCGGGCTGACAGAGCACATCGGCGTCAAGAACTACGCGTCGTACTTCACGTTCATGCGAGATCACGTCAAGACCGGCGGCCGCATCCTCAACCACTGCATCACTCGCCCCCACAACAAGACGATGTCGACGGGTGCGTTCATCGACCGGTACGTGTTCCCCGACGGCGAGCTGAACGGAGTTGGCCGCATCACGACGGCAGCTCAGGACGTCGGCCTCGAAGTGCGTCACGTCGAGAATCTGCGCGAGCACTACGCGATGACCCTCCATGGCTGGTGCGACAACCTCGTCGAACACTGGGATGAGGCGCTCGAGGAAGTCAGTCTCGGTCGCGCGAAGGTGTGGGGCATCTACATGGCTGGCTCGCGGCTGGCATTCGAGCGCAACGAAATCGAGCTCCATCACGTGCTCGCGGTCAAGGCCGACGAGATGGGGAACGCCGACTGGCCGCTGAGGCCCGACTGGCTGAGCTGA
- a CDS encoding WhiB family transcriptional regulator translates to MKKERKEEQFALILNTTAVNGAYEHPTPNVAWACAGIDPDMFFPADDEALAAATAICDGCAVRTLCRTIAMARAETGVWGGVLLAEGIPQSGVKRRGRPSKMAVA, encoded by the coding sequence ATGAAGAAGGAACGCAAGGAGGAGCAGTTCGCGCTGATCCTCAACACGACTGCGGTGAACGGCGCCTACGAGCACCCGACGCCGAACGTTGCATGGGCATGTGCCGGCATCGATCCGGACATGTTCTTCCCTGCCGATGATGAAGCCCTGGCAGCAGCTACCGCGATTTGCGATGGCTGCGCCGTGCGGACCCTGTGCCGCACCATCGCCATGGCTCGGGCCGAGACCGGTGTCTGGGGTGGCGTTCTCCTGGCGGAGGGCATTCCTCAGTCCGGTGTGAAGCGTCGGGGACGGCCATCCAAGATGGCCGTCGCCTGA
- a CDS encoding pirin family protein yields the protein MSSVMREIRRADERYQTDGDGVMTRHSFSYGAHYDPDNIGFGPLIAINTETIDPAEGYDQHHHADVEIVTWVLEGVLMHADSTGHRGVVRPGTAQRLSAGTGVQHTEQNASQDEPLVFVQMMLRSSYDAKPEYVDAVVEPRGLTPVIGVHAAAELFVVRLAAGDSITVPASPRSLVHVTKGSIRLDDTTLTGGDEARLTDERAYDLSAAEDGGEALIWQLGSS from the coding sequence ATGAGCTCGGTTATGCGTGAGATCCGCCGCGCCGACGAGCGCTACCAAACCGACGGTGACGGGGTGATGACCCGGCACAGCTTCTCGTACGGTGCGCACTACGACCCCGACAACATCGGATTCGGACCGCTGATCGCGATCAACACCGAGACCATCGACCCGGCGGAGGGCTACGACCAGCACCACCACGCTGATGTCGAGATCGTGACCTGGGTTCTTGAGGGCGTTCTGATGCATGCCGACTCGACCGGTCATCGCGGAGTGGTCCGCCCTGGCACGGCGCAACGACTCAGCGCAGGCACCGGCGTGCAGCACACGGAGCAGAACGCCTCGCAAGATGAGCCGCTCGTCTTCGTACAGATGATGCTGCGGTCGTCGTATGACGCCAAACCGGAGTACGTCGACGCCGTGGTCGAGCCTCGTGGGCTGACACCTGTGATCGGCGTCCATGCGGCGGCAGAACTGTTCGTCGTTCGACTCGCAGCAGGCGACTCGATCACCGTGCCAGCCAGCCCGAGGAGCCTTGTCCACGTCACGAAAGGCTCGATCCGGCTCGATGACACCACTCTGACCGGCGGCGATGAGGCGCGTCTGACGGACGAACGCGCGTACGATCTGAGTGCTGCCGAAGACGGTGGCGAAGCACTGATCTGGCAGCTGGGGAGCTCATGA
- a CDS encoding metallopeptidase family protein yields MVEISEDRFAELVEAAFAAVPAELAALLDNVVLFIEDDAPADEPDLLGLYDGIPLTERDSTYGGAMPDRIFVYRNPTLAICDTEADVIEEVGITVVHEIAHHFGIEDDRLHELGYA; encoded by the coding sequence ATGGTCGAGATCAGCGAGGATCGGTTCGCCGAGCTCGTCGAGGCCGCATTCGCTGCGGTACCGGCTGAGTTGGCTGCGCTGCTCGACAATGTCGTGCTGTTCATCGAGGATGACGCGCCAGCCGACGAGCCCGATCTGCTCGGTTTGTACGACGGGATCCCGCTCACGGAGCGCGACAGTACGTACGGCGGCGCCATGCCGGATCGCATCTTCGTCTACCGCAACCCGACGCTGGCGATCTGCGACACCGAGGCGGACGTGATCGAAGAAGTAGGCATCACGGTGGTGCACGAGATCGCGCACCATTTCGGTATCGAAGACGATCGACTGCATGAGCTCGGTTATGCGTGA
- the aroQ gene encoding type II 3-dehydroquinate dehydratase, with product MNVLVLNGPNLGRLGVREPDIYGTATYGDLVARCAEVAEETGLDVEVRQTDTESEMIGWLHDAADSGASVILNAGAWTHTSVAVRDAASQLAGPLVEVHLSNVYARETFRHKSYLSDIAVAVVVGMGLEGYAAALRFLKQS from the coding sequence ATGAACGTCCTCGTCCTCAACGGACCCAACCTCGGTCGTCTCGGCGTACGCGAGCCTGACATCTACGGCACCGCGACGTACGGCGACCTGGTCGCGCGCTGCGCGGAAGTTGCCGAGGAGACCGGACTTGACGTCGAAGTTCGTCAGACCGACACCGAATCCGAGATGATCGGCTGGCTCCACGATGCGGCCGACTCCGGTGCATCCGTGATCCTCAACGCTGGCGCCTGGACCCACACCTCAGTGGCCGTACGCGATGCCGCGAGCCAGCTCGCCGGTCCGCTGGTCGAGGTGCACCTCAGCAACGTCTACGCGCGCGAAACCTTCCGTCACAAGTCCTACCTCAGCGACATCGCGGTCGCTGTAGTCGTCGGCATGGGCCTTGAGGGCTACGCCGCCGCTTTGAGATTTCTCAAACAGTCGTAA
- a CDS encoding exodeoxyribonuclease III, which produces MRIATWNVNSIRSRIDRVVAWLEANDVDVLAIQETKCREDQFPGLELSALGYEYVHFGLNQWNGVALISRVGLEDVAMSYADDQPHFGDPAHLEARSIGATCGGVRVWSFYVPNGRTLDDPHYTYKLAWLERLHAASSQWLADDPQAQIAMVGDWNVAPTDEDVWDMSVFEGHTHVSVPEREAFQAIVDAGYADVVRPHTPGPGVYTYWDYQQLAFPKKRGLRIDFILASPALAARVDSAFIDREERKGKGPSDHAPVVIDIS; this is translated from the coding sequence GTGCGAATCGCGACCTGGAACGTCAACTCCATCCGCAGCCGCATCGACCGTGTTGTCGCTTGGCTCGAGGCCAACGATGTCGATGTCTTGGCCATCCAGGAGACCAAGTGCCGCGAAGACCAGTTCCCCGGCCTTGAGTTGTCGGCCCTGGGCTACGAATACGTGCATTTCGGCCTCAATCAGTGGAACGGCGTCGCGCTGATCTCACGTGTCGGCCTCGAAGACGTCGCCATGTCATACGCCGACGACCAGCCGCACTTCGGTGATCCGGCACATCTCGAAGCTCGCTCGATCGGGGCGACCTGCGGAGGAGTTCGAGTCTGGAGCTTCTACGTGCCCAACGGCCGTACGCTCGACGACCCCCACTACACCTACAAACTCGCCTGGCTCGAGCGATTGCACGCAGCCTCCAGCCAGTGGCTCGCCGACGACCCGCAGGCGCAGATCGCGATGGTCGGTGACTGGAACGTTGCACCTACCGACGAAGACGTCTGGGACATGTCGGTCTTCGAGGGCCACACCCACGTCTCGGTTCCCGAGCGCGAGGCGTTCCAGGCGATCGTCGACGCGGGATACGCCGACGTCGTACGGCCCCACACGCCCGGCCCGGGTGTCTACACCTACTGGGACTATCAGCAGTTGGCGTTCCCCAAGAAGCGCGGACTGCGCATCGATTTCATCCTGGCGTCGCCAGCGCTGGCCGCTCGCGTCGATTCCGCGTTCATCGACCGCGAAGAACGCAAGGGCAAGGGCCCCAGCGACCACGCCCCCGTGGTCATCGACATCAGCTGA
- a CDS encoding RtcB family protein: MATTFPVALEGAGAETLMWASPEEVESAALDQLRNISRLPWVHGLRVMPDVHLGKGATVGSVVAMKNAVSPAAVGVDIGCGMQAVLTDLFVADLPDDLGALRAAVEATIPVGFSAHESAPDTGVGVGWDAFWAGFRDLHPGVQDRESRAMKQMGTLGGGNHFIELTVDGDGRVWLMLHSGSRNIGKEVAERHINGAKGLEHNLDLPDRDLAVFLAGTPQMDAYLRDLYWAQDYAARNRAVMMALFQGVVREYFGRLGREVSFGEQVSAHHNYVSEETYDGVDLIVTRKGAISAKSGEYGLIPGSMGTGSYVVRGLGNTQSYCSASHGAGRRMSRTKARKTFTVEDLVAQTAGVECRKDVGVVDEIPGAYKSLEAVMEAQTDLVEVVARLQTLMCVKG; encoded by the coding sequence ATGGCCACGACATTTCCAGTTGCGCTCGAGGGCGCAGGAGCCGAGACGCTCATGTGGGCCTCGCCCGAAGAGGTGGAGAGCGCTGCTCTAGACCAGCTGCGCAACATCTCTCGGCTGCCATGGGTCCACGGGCTCCGTGTCATGCCGGACGTCCACCTCGGCAAGGGCGCAACGGTTGGCTCGGTGGTTGCGATGAAGAACGCCGTGTCGCCAGCAGCTGTTGGCGTCGACATCGGCTGCGGCATGCAGGCAGTTCTGACGGACTTGTTTGTTGCCGACCTGCCCGATGACCTGGGCGCTCTTCGTGCTGCGGTCGAGGCGACGATTCCGGTCGGCTTCTCGGCTCACGAGAGTGCACCCGACACCGGTGTAGGTGTCGGTTGGGATGCGTTCTGGGCGGGCTTCCGCGACCTTCACCCTGGTGTGCAAGACCGTGAGTCGCGGGCCATGAAGCAGATGGGAACGCTCGGAGGTGGCAACCACTTCATCGAGCTCACCGTCGATGGCGATGGTCGAGTGTGGCTGATGCTGCACTCGGGTTCGCGCAACATCGGCAAGGAGGTCGCCGAGCGACACATCAACGGAGCCAAGGGTTTGGAGCACAATCTCGATCTGCCAGATCGTGATCTGGCTGTGTTCCTCGCTGGAACTCCGCAGATGGATGCCTACCTGCGCGACTTGTACTGGGCGCAGGACTACGCAGCGCGCAATCGTGCCGTGATGATGGCTCTGTTCCAGGGAGTGGTCCGTGAGTACTTCGGTCGTTTGGGCCGCGAGGTCTCATTTGGCGAGCAGGTGAGTGCGCACCACAACTACGTCAGCGAGGAGACGTACGACGGCGTGGACCTGATCGTCACCCGCAAGGGGGCGATCTCGGCGAAGTCGGGCGAGTATGGCCTGATCCCCGGTTCGATGGGAACGGGCTCCTATGTCGTGCGGGGACTGGGCAACACCCAGAGCTACTGCTCGGCGTCGCATGGCGCGGGACGGCGTATGTCGCGGACAAAGGCGCGCAAGACATTCACCGTCGAAGATTTGGTTGCACAGACAGCCGGTGTCGAGTGCCGCAAGGACGTCGGCGTCGTCGACGAGATCCCGGGCGCCTACAAGTCGCTCGAGGCAGTGATGGAGGCGCAGACCGACCTCGTAGAGGTGGTCGCTCGTCTCCAGACGTTGATGTGCGTCAAGGGATGA